Proteins encoded in a region of the Drosophila busckii strain San Diego stock center, stock number 13000-0081.31 chromosome 2L, ASM1175060v1, whole genome shotgun sequence genome:
- the LOC108607684 gene encoding uncharacterized protein LOC108607684 produces MASTTTYTCKQYIDLASAASLEPGHMSTSYELDAARFSQHDLGLFMESLETIARIERERHERQQQRRERKLQQQRMAELQDERCVSPTPSVEDAVDEPLMYLEAKCIPYAVSESLPIKQQSSNSSSPTYDTCDDEAYGSSAHSPRSSVTYCSCTGLESESDSAESGIYGGSSMRPRSEVLSKPKQRSTRSRIINMVLKREYGRAPATPPPATSTLKHPYHYQYEHLTSKSRRGIAIDADSPEERFFDKALRYLTL; encoded by the coding sequence ATGGCCAGCACCACCACCTACACCTGCAAGCAATACATTGATCTGGCTAGTGCGGCTAGCTTGGAGCCTGGACACATGAGCACAAGCTATGAACTGGATGCAGCGCGCTTTAGTCAGCACGATTTGGGTTTATTTATGGAAAGTTTGGAAACCATTGCGCGCATTGAGCGCGAGCGTCatgagcgacagcagcagcgacgtgagcgcaagttgcagcagcagcgcatggCGGAGCTGCAGGACGAGCGTTGTGTGAGTCCCACGCCAAGTGTGGAAGATGCAGTAGATGAGCCGCTTATGTATTTGGAAGCCAAGTGCATACCCTACGCTGTAAGCGAATCGCTGCCCAtcaagcagcagagcagcaactcCAGCTCACCCACCTACGATACCTGCGATGATGAAGCCTATGGCAGCTCGGCGCACTCACCACGCAGCAGCGTCACCTACTGCAGCTGCACTGGATTGGAATCTGAGTCCGACTCCGCTGAGTCTGGCATTTATGGCGGCTCTTCAATGCGTCCACGCTCTGAGGTCTTAAGCAAACCCAAGCAGCGCTCCACACGCTCACGCATTATCAACATGGTGCTCAAACGTGAGTACGGACGCGCGCCTGCTACGCCGCCACCCGCCACCAGCACCTTGAAGCATCCATATCATTATCAATATGAGCATCTTACTTCCAAATCCCGACGCGGCATTGCCATCGATGCGGACTCACCCGAGGAGCGCTTCTTCGACAAAGCGCTGCGCTACTTAACATTGTAA
- the LOC108608129 gene encoding zinc finger protein 616 isoform X1, translating into MEDLTKNIIFTTNAINGQPATIQYQTADGTILKQPKIEGQKADQQPTFYYTTNGNAATVNLAQLATTEDNKTCYIAQPVGGYNYALVNGMPLNQGTALGIATVDAQGRIQIVNQNKPIAATISPIQNTISNISFKCDVCSEMFQHLALLNAHKRMHAEEGNQQQHNSQQTNDSITVVNAQGLVQTQNILTNNGQMGQIQIVASDSLDPVQQNVMQQQSQQHDNSKATKCISCGNAILQQSKRKGPKHVRCESCVQADQQQQQIFVAPDGQMVHPVQITPQAQAQLQQIVAQQTGGTTPKREPSSTGHHPVKKRNSQQMTKCQKCNGSGVVLMGQHTHAAHSGAGGSVKQTVTVKTENPSKPFSCNICGGLFSRYSSLWSHKKLHSGEKNFKCTICGLAFAKAVYLKNHARIHTGEKPYKCQTCGMQFSQSPHLKNHERTHSGERPYVCGVCDKGFARHATLWNHRRIHTGEKPYKCEICGSAFSQAAHLKNHAKVHSGEKPYKCEICSAAFADRFALKRHRGIHQKYGQTAPRQTSGDGMVVHKQELPDMDDDAQQEVIIGGL; encoded by the exons ATGGAAGACTTAACAAAGAACATAATCTTTACAACCAATGCCATTAATGGCCAACCGGCGACCATACAATACCAAACGGCAGACGGTACAATTCTCAAACAGCCCAAAATTGAGGGCCAAAAAGCCGACCAACAGCCCACCTTCTACTACACAACAAAT ggCAATGCGGCTACTGTGAATTTAGCACAGTTGGCTACCACGGAGGACAATAAGACATGCTACATTGCACAGCCGGTGGGCGGCTACAATTATGCGCTGGTAAATGGCATGCCACTGAATCAGGGCACCGCCCTGGGCATAGCAACTGTAGATGCACAGGGACGCATACAGATTGTCAATCAAAATAAACCCATTGCTGCG ACTATATCGCCGATACAGAACACAATATCGAATATAAGCTTCAAGTGTGATGTCTGCTCGGAGATGTTCCAGCATCTGGCCTTGCTCAACGCTCACAAGCGCATGCATGCCGAGGAAggaaatcaacagcagcataaCTCACAGCAGACAAACGATTCAATCACAGTGGTCAATGCGCAGGGCTTGGTTCAAACACAAAACATCCTCACTAACAATGGACAGATGGGACAGATACAGATTGTGGCCTCCGATTCCCTGGACCCAGTGCAGCAGAATgtaatgcagcagcagtcgcagcagcacgATAACTCCAAGGCGACCAAATGCATCAGCTGTGGCAATGCCATACTGCAGCAAAGCAAGCGTAAGGGTCCCAAGCACGTGCGCTGCGAGTCCTGCGTGCAGGCggaccagcaacagcagcaaatctTTGTCGCTCCAGATG GTCAAATGGTGCATCCCGTGCAAATAACGCCACAGGCGCaagcgcagctgcaacaaattgtggcacAACAGACTGGCGGCACAACGCCGAAGCGTGAGCCGTCTTCAACGGGCCATCATCCCGTCAAGAAGCGCAATTCACAACAGATGACCAAGTGTCAAAAATGCAATGGATCCGGAGTAGTGCTCATGGGTCAGCATACACATGCGGCACATAGCGGCGCCGGCGGCTCAGTCAAACAGACCGTCACCGTCAAAACAGA AAATCCCAGTAAGCCATTCAGCTGTAATATATGCGGTGGCCTCTTCTCGCGTTACTCCAGTCTTTGGTCGCACAAGAAACTGCACAGCGGTGAAAAGAACTTCAAGTGCACCATCTGTGGATTGGCTTTTGCCAAGGCAGTCTATCTAAAGAATCATGCGCGCATACATACGGGCGAAAAACCGTACAA ATGCCAAACTTGCGGGATGCAGTTCTCGCAGTCACCCCATCTGAAGAATCATGAGCGCACACACAGTGGTGAGCGTCCGTATGTCTGCGGGGTTTGCGATAAGGGCTTTGCTCGCCATGCAACGCTGTGGAACCATCGGCGCATTCATACCGGCGAAAAGCCGTACAAATGTGAAATTTGCGGATCTGCCTTCTCGCAGGCGGCGCATCTCAAGAACCACGCCAAGGTGCACTCAGGTGAGAAACCGTACAAGTGCGAGATTTGCTCTGCGGCGTTTGCCGATCGCTTTGCCTTGAAGCGACATCGCGGCATCCATCAAAAGTACGGCCAGACAGCGCCTAGACAGACATCTGGAGATGGCATGGTGGTGCATAAGCAGGAACTACCCGATATGGATGACGATGCGCAGCAGGAGGTTATTATCGGTGGCTTATAG
- the LOC108608129 gene encoding zinc finger protein 93 isoform X2, which yields MEDLTKNIIFTTNAINGQPATIQYQTADGTILKQPKIEGQKADQQPTFYYTTNGNAATVNLAQLATTEDNKTCYIAQPVGGYNYALVNGMPLNQGTALGIATVDAQGRIQIVNQNKPIAANTISNISFKCDVCSEMFQHLALLNAHKRMHAEEGNQQQHNSQQTNDSITVVNAQGLVQTQNILTNNGQMGQIQIVASDSLDPVQQNVMQQQSQQHDNSKATKCISCGNAILQQSKRKGPKHVRCESCVQADQQQQQIFVAPDGQMVHPVQITPQAQAQLQQIVAQQTGGTTPKREPSSTGHHPVKKRNSQQMTKCQKCNGSGVVLMGQHTHAAHSGAGGSVKQTVTVKTENPSKPFSCNICGGLFSRYSSLWSHKKLHSGEKNFKCTICGLAFAKAVYLKNHARIHTGEKPYKCQTCGMQFSQSPHLKNHERTHSGERPYVCGVCDKGFARHATLWNHRRIHTGEKPYKCEICGSAFSQAAHLKNHAKVHSGEKPYKCEICSAAFADRFALKRHRGIHQKYGQTAPRQTSGDGMVVHKQELPDMDDDAQQEVIIGGL from the exons ATGGAAGACTTAACAAAGAACATAATCTTTACAACCAATGCCATTAATGGCCAACCGGCGACCATACAATACCAAACGGCAGACGGTACAATTCTCAAACAGCCCAAAATTGAGGGCCAAAAAGCCGACCAACAGCCCACCTTCTACTACACAACAAAT ggCAATGCGGCTACTGTGAATTTAGCACAGTTGGCTACCACGGAGGACAATAAGACATGCTACATTGCACAGCCGGTGGGCGGCTACAATTATGCGCTGGTAAATGGCATGCCACTGAATCAGGGCACCGCCCTGGGCATAGCAACTGTAGATGCACAGGGACGCATACAGATTGTCAATCAAAATAAACCCATTGCTGCG AACACAATATCGAATATAAGCTTCAAGTGTGATGTCTGCTCGGAGATGTTCCAGCATCTGGCCTTGCTCAACGCTCACAAGCGCATGCATGCCGAGGAAggaaatcaacagcagcataaCTCACAGCAGACAAACGATTCAATCACAGTGGTCAATGCGCAGGGCTTGGTTCAAACACAAAACATCCTCACTAACAATGGACAGATGGGACAGATACAGATTGTGGCCTCCGATTCCCTGGACCCAGTGCAGCAGAATgtaatgcagcagcagtcgcagcagcacgATAACTCCAAGGCGACCAAATGCATCAGCTGTGGCAATGCCATACTGCAGCAAAGCAAGCGTAAGGGTCCCAAGCACGTGCGCTGCGAGTCCTGCGTGCAGGCggaccagcaacagcagcaaatctTTGTCGCTCCAGATG GTCAAATGGTGCATCCCGTGCAAATAACGCCACAGGCGCaagcgcagctgcaacaaattgtggcacAACAGACTGGCGGCACAACGCCGAAGCGTGAGCCGTCTTCAACGGGCCATCATCCCGTCAAGAAGCGCAATTCACAACAGATGACCAAGTGTCAAAAATGCAATGGATCCGGAGTAGTGCTCATGGGTCAGCATACACATGCGGCACATAGCGGCGCCGGCGGCTCAGTCAAACAGACCGTCACCGTCAAAACAGA AAATCCCAGTAAGCCATTCAGCTGTAATATATGCGGTGGCCTCTTCTCGCGTTACTCCAGTCTTTGGTCGCACAAGAAACTGCACAGCGGTGAAAAGAACTTCAAGTGCACCATCTGTGGATTGGCTTTTGCCAAGGCAGTCTATCTAAAGAATCATGCGCGCATACATACGGGCGAAAAACCGTACAA ATGCCAAACTTGCGGGATGCAGTTCTCGCAGTCACCCCATCTGAAGAATCATGAGCGCACACACAGTGGTGAGCGTCCGTATGTCTGCGGGGTTTGCGATAAGGGCTTTGCTCGCCATGCAACGCTGTGGAACCATCGGCGCATTCATACCGGCGAAAAGCCGTACAAATGTGAAATTTGCGGATCTGCCTTCTCGCAGGCGGCGCATCTCAAGAACCACGCCAAGGTGCACTCAGGTGAGAAACCGTACAAGTGCGAGATTTGCTCTGCGGCGTTTGCCGATCGCTTTGCCTTGAAGCGACATCGCGGCATCCATCAAAAGTACGGCCAGACAGCGCCTAGACAGACATCTGGAGATGGCATGGTGGTGCATAAGCAGGAACTACCCGATATGGATGACGATGCGCAGCAGGAGGTTATTATCGGTGGCTTATAG
- the LOC108607683 gene encoding transcription initiation factor TFIID subunit 1 isoform X5 yields the protein MLQYDQPPENELQKSHEHNPAALSEHQLRVQASLQRLNIPDWFRQYNQNAARSPDGATIAANAAAAAGAYKPGNFTRKRTQDSGRWQGLNSKTTSLSSLGSQRSDRSPLLLSPSAHSHHGGQSQSQGQGQAQGAGATRWSTSHLNSTQTSPSVSQRGSFARGAPINSSFMSVASGSSSAGGPGGVLRNSYRQPYLGWRSTEKLSQRTPHERLANSLLAQRTSPTAANGGVRMLQPAAVTPEIQSSIKEVTSAIVHYVNDQQQQQQQQRSRSASPNSRKCWLESSFVGTRPLDSPQTPVIDTSSSSPPAQHQHQFHLDATSVVAQQPPLRMNGLSRVGGGGAPERSLSNASLEDVLASLLGLPTTSSSNNSHNTNNNNSNNTNNNNNRTQTATGSSTTATANRQQLEVEQQLLRRRSEGDAPKQQQQQQQSQQAQTHTQSQAGAATSHKHSNQSQSQSNVCSRRISLDDANAHQEKGGNAGAAAAAGGAEQLQIRCRNTKCDASATPADAKKLYKSCHNCNHLYCSRECRRIHWEKHRKACLHSRASNLCRQLLATCKDDLDSQRHLSLLARKGSLSQGRGVVRVLFRSAEAAEGFIKHGFQCMGEASYVRWPDLMPAEMGLELYSELLKLSTEYKPESKMLIYVAICVVSEAPGMGQAPVRWERQLVSRCAKLKLCKSVLAELELAQQALQQPLAVVAVPERTEILILTFNPGLRTMPGNRELILSNILDILSRRGVLLRKHYPEIYQRLQTYTEGQTDKFNPVTLHPRDSQTGQSFVCIIMPVHTDSELIKLPSAADGGGNRVTTIDVGSPAALAQLDDDELLTRTTPAS from the exons atgctgCAATACGATCAG CCACCCGAGAACGAGCTACAGAAATCGCATGAGCACAATCCGGCGGCGCTGAGCGAGCATCAGCTGCGTGTGCAGGCGTCGCTGCAGCGTCTGAACATCCCCGACTGGTTCCGCCAATACAATCAGAATGCCGCACGGTCGCCAGATGGCGCCACAATTGCAGccaatgctgcagcagccgccggCGCTTATAAGCCTGGCAACTTTACAAGGAAACGCACACAGGACTCGGGTCGCTGGCAAGGACTCAACTCGAAGACAACATCGCTGAGTTCGCTGGGCTCGCAGCGCTCCGATCGCAGTCCGCTGCTGTTGAGTCCATCGGCGCACAGTCATCATGGCGGCCAGAGCCAGAGTCAGGGTCAGGGACAGGCTCAGGGAGCGGGCGCCACACGCTGGTCCACATCGCATCTGAACTCGACGCAAACCTCGCCCAGCGTTTCGCAGCGCGGCAGCTTTGCGCGCGGCGCGCCCATCAACAGCAGCTTCATGTCCGtggccagcggcagcagcagcgccggcgGTCCAGGCGGCGTCCTACGCAACTCGTATCGACAACCATATCTAGGCTGGCGCAGCACAGAGAAACTATCGCAGCGCACGCCACACGAACG tttgGCCAACTCGCTGCTGGCGCAACGCACTTCAcccacagcagcaaatggcGGCGTGCGCATGCTGCAGCCAGCGGCTGTGACGCCGGAAATACAAAGCTCCATCAAGGAAGTGACCTCGGCCATTGTGCACTATGTGaacgatcagcagcagcaacagcagcagcagcgcagtcgctcAGCGAGTCCCAATTCGAG AAAGTGCTGGCTGGAGAGCAGCTTTGTGGGCACACGTCCGCTGGACTCACCACAAACACCCGTCATCgataccagcagcagcagtccgcCCGcccagcatcagcatcagttCCACTTGGATGCCACATCGGTGGTTGCCCAGCAGCCGCCCTTACGCATGAACGGATTGAGTCGAgttggcggcggtggcg CGCCTGAACGCTCGTTGAGCAATGCATCGCTAGAAGATGTCTTAGCCTCACTTTTAGGACTGCCAACTACCTCCTCCtccaacaacagccacaacaccaacaacaacaacagcaacaataccaacaacaacaacaacagaaccCAAACGGCAACAGGGTCCTCGACGACAG ctacagctaatcGTCAACAGCTGGAGGTGGAACAGCAGCTACTGCGTCGTCGCAGCGAGGGTGACGcacccaagcagcagcagcagcagcagcaatcacagcAAGCCCAAACGCATACGCAATCCCAAGCGGGAGCAGCAACTAGTCATAAGCATTCCAATCAGAGCCAGAGTCAGAGCAATGTCTGCAGTCGACGCATATCGCTGGACGACGCCAACGCCCATCAGGAGAAAGGCGGCaatgcaggagcagcagcagcagctggtggagCGGAGCAACTGCAGATCCGTTGCCGCAACACCAAGTGCGACGCCAGCGCCACGCCGGCCGATGCCAAAAAGCTTTACAAGTCATGCCACAATTGTAACCATCTATACTGTTCACGTGAGTGTCGGCGCATCCACTGGGAGAAGCATCGCAAGGCGTGTCTGCACTCGCGCGCCTCCAACCTCTGCCGGCAGCTGCTAGCCACCTGCAAGGACGATCTCGACTCGCAGCGTCATCTCAGTCTGCTGGCGCGCAAGGGCAGCTTGTCGCAGGGGCGTGGCGTAGTGCGTGTGCTCTTCCGCAGCGCCGAGGCGGCGGAGGGATTCATCAAGCATGGATTTCAGTGCATGGGCGAGGCCAGCTATGTGCGCTGGCCGGATCTAATGCCAGCCGAAATGGGCCTGGAGCTGTACTCGgagctgcttaagcttagcACCGAATACAAGCCGGAGTCGAAAATGTTAATCTACGTGGCCATTTGTGTGGTGTCTGAAGCGCCGGGCATGGGTCAAGCGCCAGTGCGCTGGGAGCGGCAGCTTGTCTCACGCTGTGCCAAGCTGAAGCTTTGCAAGAGCGTGCTGGccgagctggagctggcgcagCAGGCGCTGCAACAGCCGCTGGCCGTTGTGGCTGTGCCCGAGCGCACCGAGATACTCATACTCACCTTTAATCCCGGCCTGCGCACCATGCCCGGCAACCGCGAGCTCATACTCTCCAACATACTGGACATACTCAGCCGGCGCGGCGTGCTGCTGCGCAAACACTATCCGGAGATCTATCAGCGGCTGCAGACCTACACCGAGGGCCAGACGGACAAGTTCAATCCGGTAACGCTGCATCCGCGCGACTCGCAAACGGGTCAGAGCTTCGTTTGCATCATCATGCCCGTGCATACGGATAGCGAACTCATCAAGCTGCCCTCGGCAGCAGATGGCGGCGGCAATCGTGTCACCACCATTGACGTTGGTTCGCCGGCAGCGCTTGCCCAGCTGGACGACGATGAGCTGCTCACACGCACAACGCCAGCAAGTTGA
- the LOC108608129 gene encoding zinc finger protein 665 isoform X3 → MEDLTKNIIFTTNAINGQPATIQYQTADGTILKQPKIEGQKADQQPTFYYTTNGNAATVNLAQLATTEDNKTCYIAQPVGGYNYALVNGMPLNQGTALGIATVDAQGRIQIVNQNKPIAATISPIQNTISNISFKCDVCSEMFQHLALLNAHKRMHAEEGNQQQHNSQQTNDSITVVNAQGLVQTQNILTNNGQMGQIQIVASDSLDPVQQNVMQQQSQQHDNSKATKCISCGNAILQQSKRQMVHPVQITPQAQAQLQQIVAQQTGGTTPKREPSSTGHHPVKKRNSQQMTKCQKCNGSGVVLMGQHTHAAHSGAGGSVKQTVTVKTENPSKPFSCNICGGLFSRYSSLWSHKKLHSGEKNFKCTICGLAFAKAVYLKNHARIHTGEKPYKCQTCGMQFSQSPHLKNHERTHSGERPYVCGVCDKGFARHATLWNHRRIHTGEKPYKCEICGSAFSQAAHLKNHAKVHSGEKPYKCEICSAAFADRFALKRHRGIHQKYGQTAPRQTSGDGMVVHKQELPDMDDDAQQEVIIGGL, encoded by the exons ATGGAAGACTTAACAAAGAACATAATCTTTACAACCAATGCCATTAATGGCCAACCGGCGACCATACAATACCAAACGGCAGACGGTACAATTCTCAAACAGCCCAAAATTGAGGGCCAAAAAGCCGACCAACAGCCCACCTTCTACTACACAACAAAT ggCAATGCGGCTACTGTGAATTTAGCACAGTTGGCTACCACGGAGGACAATAAGACATGCTACATTGCACAGCCGGTGGGCGGCTACAATTATGCGCTGGTAAATGGCATGCCACTGAATCAGGGCACCGCCCTGGGCATAGCAACTGTAGATGCACAGGGACGCATACAGATTGTCAATCAAAATAAACCCATTGCTGCG ACTATATCGCCGATACAGAACACAATATCGAATATAAGCTTCAAGTGTGATGTCTGCTCGGAGATGTTCCAGCATCTGGCCTTGCTCAACGCTCACAAGCGCATGCATGCCGAGGAAggaaatcaacagcagcataaCTCACAGCAGACAAACGATTCAATCACAGTGGTCAATGCGCAGGGCTTGGTTCAAACACAAAACATCCTCACTAACAATGGACAGATGGGACAGATACAGATTGTGGCCTCCGATTCCCTGGACCCAGTGCAGCAGAATgtaatgcagcagcagtcgcagcagcacgATAACTCCAAGGCGACCAAATGCATCAGCTGTGGCAATGCCATACTGCAGCAAAGCAAGC GTCAAATGGTGCATCCCGTGCAAATAACGCCACAGGCGCaagcgcagctgcaacaaattgtggcacAACAGACTGGCGGCACAACGCCGAAGCGTGAGCCGTCTTCAACGGGCCATCATCCCGTCAAGAAGCGCAATTCACAACAGATGACCAAGTGTCAAAAATGCAATGGATCCGGAGTAGTGCTCATGGGTCAGCATACACATGCGGCACATAGCGGCGCCGGCGGCTCAGTCAAACAGACCGTCACCGTCAAAACAGA AAATCCCAGTAAGCCATTCAGCTGTAATATATGCGGTGGCCTCTTCTCGCGTTACTCCAGTCTTTGGTCGCACAAGAAACTGCACAGCGGTGAAAAGAACTTCAAGTGCACCATCTGTGGATTGGCTTTTGCCAAGGCAGTCTATCTAAAGAATCATGCGCGCATACATACGGGCGAAAAACCGTACAA ATGCCAAACTTGCGGGATGCAGTTCTCGCAGTCACCCCATCTGAAGAATCATGAGCGCACACACAGTGGTGAGCGTCCGTATGTCTGCGGGGTTTGCGATAAGGGCTTTGCTCGCCATGCAACGCTGTGGAACCATCGGCGCATTCATACCGGCGAAAAGCCGTACAAATGTGAAATTTGCGGATCTGCCTTCTCGCAGGCGGCGCATCTCAAGAACCACGCCAAGGTGCACTCAGGTGAGAAACCGTACAAGTGCGAGATTTGCTCTGCGGCGTTTGCCGATCGCTTTGCCTTGAAGCGACATCGCGGCATCCATCAAAAGTACGGCCAGACAGCGCCTAGACAGACATCTGGAGATGGCATGGTGGTGCATAAGCAGGAACTACCCGATATGGATGACGATGCGCAGCAGGAGGTTATTATCGGTGGCTTATAG